In Triticum aestivum cultivar Chinese Spring chromosome 5B, IWGSC CS RefSeq v2.1, whole genome shotgun sequence, the following proteins share a genomic window:
- the LOC123110868 gene encoding heat shock protein 90-6, mitochondrial isoform X2: MLGASRRSLCAGAAARRHAAAFAVSGDAAAAAASPSPSLSPSAPPRSVTNPDPGVSRLGGKRLLSVLAAPKLNGVESLSSLKLRESALVGRRYESSAAAVDSSDAPPAEKFEYQAEVNRLMDLIVHSLYSNKEVFLRELVSNASDALDKLRYLSVTDPDLLKDGPELDIRIQTDKDNGIITITDSGIGMTRQELVDSLGTIASSGTAKFLKTLKESQEANVDSNLIGQFGVGFYSAFLVSDKVAVSTKSPKSEKQYVWEAEAESNSYTIREEKDPEKLIPRGTRLTLYLKRDDKGFAHPERIQKLLKNYSQFVSFPIYTWQEKGFTKEVEVDEDPAEVKTGGDGEPKKEVKKKTKTVVEKYWDWELTNETQPIWLRTPKEVSTEEYNEFYKKTFNEYLDPLASSHFTTEGEVEFRSILYVPATKKEDITDRKTKNIRLYVKRVFISDDFDGELFPRYLSFVKGVVDSNDLPLNVSREILQESRIVRIMRKRLVRKAFDMILGISCSENRDDYEAFWENYGKFLKLGCMEDKENHKRIAPLLRFFSSQSNEELISLDEYVESMKPEQKAIYYIAGDSLSSAKNAPFLEKLNEMGYEVLLLIDPMDEVSLTNLNSYKDKSFVDISKEDLDLGDKNEEREKEMKQEYSQTCDWIKKRLGERVARVDVSNRLSSSPCVLVAAKFGWSANMERLMRAQSIGDTSSLDFMRSRKVFEINPEHEIIKRLNAACRINPDDPEALKAIDILFETSMISSGFTPDNPTDLSGKIYDMMSTAMAGKWASQPQPAQPSQQPASPSSSEPEPLEAEVVEPVEAGQQK, translated from the exons ATGCTCGGGGCCTCAAGGCGATCCCTCTGCGCCGGCGCCGCAgcccgccgccacgccgccgccttCGCGGTCTccggagacgccgccgccgccgccgcctccccctccccctccctctccccctcggcccCGCCGCGTTCG GTGACAAACCCAGACCCTGGTGTCTCTCGGCTTGGAGGGAAGAGGTTGCTCTCTGTGCTTGCAGCTCCCAAGCTTAATGGAGTTGAAAGCTTGTCGTCCCTCAAGCTGAGGGAGAGCGCCCTTGTTGGGAGACGGTATGAATCGAGTGCTGCAGCAGTTGATTCATCTGACGCGCCACCTGCCGAGAAGTTTGAGTATCAGGCTGAG GTCAATAGGCTCATGGATTTGATTGTGCACAGCTTGTATAGCAACAAGGAAGTGTTTCTCCGGGAGCTGGTTAG CAATGCAAGTGATGCACTTGACAAATTGCGCTATCTGAGTGTCACTGATCCTGATCTTCTTAAGGATGGCCCTGAACTTGACATTCGCATCCAAACAGACAAGGACAATGGAATAATAACGATTAC TGATTCTGGGATTGGTATGACGAGGCAAGAACTTGTTGATTCTCTTGGAACTATCGCAAGCAGTGGAACTGCCAAATTCCTGAAGACATTGAAG GAGAGCCAGGAAGCTAATGTTGATAGCAACTTGATTGGCCAATTTGGTGTTGGTTTCTATTCGGCATTTCTTGTTTCAGACAAG GTTGCTGTGTCAACAAAGAgcccaaaatcagaaaaacaataTGTTTGGGAAGCAGAAGCAGAATCTAATTCCTACACCATTCGAGAAGAGAAAGATCCAGAGAAGCTCATTCCTAGGGGAACTCGTCTTACACTTTACCTGAAG CGGGATGACAAGGGTTTTGCTCACCCTGAGAGGATCCAAAAACTTCTGAAGAATTACTCTCAGTTTGTTTCCTTCCCAATTTACACTTGGCAAGAGAAGGGCTTCACAAAAGAG GTTGAGGTTGACGAGGATCCTGCTGAAGTTAAAACAGGTGGTGACGGTGAACCCAAAAAAGAG GTTAAGAAAAAGACAAAAACCGTTGTGGAGAAGTATTGGGACTGGGAGCTTACAAATGAAACACAACCTATTTGG CTTCGGACTCCTAAGGAGGTATCAACTGAGGAGTACAACGAATTTTACAAGAAGACCTTCAACGAGTATTTGGATCCCTTGGCCTCCTCACACTTCACTACAGAG GGTGAAGTAGAATTCAGGTCAATTCTGTATGTGCCTGCTACAAAGAAAGAGGACATAACTGATAGGAAGACTAAAAATATCAGGCTTTATGTCAAGCGGGTGTTCATATCAGACGACTTCGATGGAGAACTG TTCCCAAGATACCTGAGCTTTGTGAAGGGTGTTGTTGACTCAAATGACCTTCCCCTAAATGTTTCTCGTGAGATCCTTCAAGAGAGTCGAATT GTGCGTATAATGAGAAAGAGATTGGTGCGGAAGGCCTTTGATATGATACTCGGCATTTCTTGTAGTGAAAACAGAGAT GACTATGAAGCATTCTGGGAGAACTACGGCAAATTTTTGAAGCTCGGTTGCATGGAAGACAAGGAAAATCACAAGAGAATTGCTCCTTTGCTCCGTTTCTTTTCTTCTCAGAGCAATGAGGAATTAATTAGCTTGGATGAATATGTGGAGAGTATGAAACCAGAGCAGAAGGCCATTTATTACATTGCTGGAGATAGTTTGAGCAGTGCCAAAAATGCTCCTTTCTTAGAGAAGCTCAATGAAATGGGTTATGAG GTTTTACTTTTGATTGACCCTATGGATGAAGTGTCTCTCACAAATCTGAACTCCTACAAGGATAAGAGTTTCGTGGATATTAGCAAGGAAGACCTGGACCTAG GTGATAAGAATGAGGAAAGAGAAAAGGAAATGAAGCAGGAATACAGTCAAACCTGTGACTGGATCAAGAAACGTTTGGGTGAGAGGGTTGCTCGAGTTGATGTATCCAACCGTCTCAGCTCATCACCATGTGTTCTGGTTGCAGCCAAGTTTGGTTGGTCAGCCAATATGGAAAG GTTAATGAGGGCGCAGTCTATAGGTGATACGTCTTCTCTGGATTTCATGCGTTCCAGGAAAGTATTTGAAATAAATCCAGAGCATGAGATAATCAAGCGATTGAAT GCTGCGTGCAGAATCAACCCTGACGACCCAGAAGCTCTAAAGGCAATCGACATCCTCTTTGAAACTTCAATGATTTCTAGCGGCTTTACG CCTGATAACCCAACTGACCTGAGCGGGAAGATCTATGACATGATGAGCACAGCTATGGCGGGCAAGTGGGCGTCGCAGCCCCAACCTGCCCAGCCAAGCCAGCAGCCTGCTTCACCTAGTAGCTCTGAACCTGAGCCGCTTGAAGCCGAGGTGGTGGAACCCGTCGAGGCTGGCCAGCAGAAGTGA
- the LOC123110868 gene encoding heat shock protein 90-6, mitochondrial isoform X1, translating into MLGASRRSLCAGAAARRHAAAFAVSGDAAAAAASPSPSLSPSAPPRSVRMCDIDCMVTNPDPGVSRLGGKRLLSVLAAPKLNGVESLSSLKLRESALVGRRYESSAAAVDSSDAPPAEKFEYQAEVNRLMDLIVHSLYSNKEVFLRELVSNASDALDKLRYLSVTDPDLLKDGPELDIRIQTDKDNGIITITDSGIGMTRQELVDSLGTIASSGTAKFLKTLKESQEANVDSNLIGQFGVGFYSAFLVSDKVAVSTKSPKSEKQYVWEAEAESNSYTIREEKDPEKLIPRGTRLTLYLKRDDKGFAHPERIQKLLKNYSQFVSFPIYTWQEKGFTKEVEVDEDPAEVKTGGDGEPKKEVKKKTKTVVEKYWDWELTNETQPIWLRTPKEVSTEEYNEFYKKTFNEYLDPLASSHFTTEGEVEFRSILYVPATKKEDITDRKTKNIRLYVKRVFISDDFDGELFPRYLSFVKGVVDSNDLPLNVSREILQESRIVRIMRKRLVRKAFDMILGISCSENRDDYEAFWENYGKFLKLGCMEDKENHKRIAPLLRFFSSQSNEELISLDEYVESMKPEQKAIYYIAGDSLSSAKNAPFLEKLNEMGYEVLLLIDPMDEVSLTNLNSYKDKSFVDISKEDLDLGDKNEEREKEMKQEYSQTCDWIKKRLGERVARVDVSNRLSSSPCVLVAAKFGWSANMERLMRAQSIGDTSSLDFMRSRKVFEINPEHEIIKRLNAACRINPDDPEALKAIDILFETSMISSGFTPDNPTDLSGKIYDMMSTAMAGKWASQPQPAQPSQQPASPSSSEPEPLEAEVVEPVEAGQQK; encoded by the exons ATGCTCGGGGCCTCAAGGCGATCCCTCTGCGCCGGCGCCGCAgcccgccgccacgccgccgccttCGCGGTCTccggagacgccgccgccgccgccgcctccccctccccctccctctccccctcggcccCGCCGCGTTCGGTACGTATGTGCGACATTGACTGTATG GTGACAAACCCAGACCCTGGTGTCTCTCGGCTTGGAGGGAAGAGGTTGCTCTCTGTGCTTGCAGCTCCCAAGCTTAATGGAGTTGAAAGCTTGTCGTCCCTCAAGCTGAGGGAGAGCGCCCTTGTTGGGAGACGGTATGAATCGAGTGCTGCAGCAGTTGATTCATCTGACGCGCCACCTGCCGAGAAGTTTGAGTATCAGGCTGAG GTCAATAGGCTCATGGATTTGATTGTGCACAGCTTGTATAGCAACAAGGAAGTGTTTCTCCGGGAGCTGGTTAG CAATGCAAGTGATGCACTTGACAAATTGCGCTATCTGAGTGTCACTGATCCTGATCTTCTTAAGGATGGCCCTGAACTTGACATTCGCATCCAAACAGACAAGGACAATGGAATAATAACGATTAC TGATTCTGGGATTGGTATGACGAGGCAAGAACTTGTTGATTCTCTTGGAACTATCGCAAGCAGTGGAACTGCCAAATTCCTGAAGACATTGAAG GAGAGCCAGGAAGCTAATGTTGATAGCAACTTGATTGGCCAATTTGGTGTTGGTTTCTATTCGGCATTTCTTGTTTCAGACAAG GTTGCTGTGTCAACAAAGAgcccaaaatcagaaaaacaataTGTTTGGGAAGCAGAAGCAGAATCTAATTCCTACACCATTCGAGAAGAGAAAGATCCAGAGAAGCTCATTCCTAGGGGAACTCGTCTTACACTTTACCTGAAG CGGGATGACAAGGGTTTTGCTCACCCTGAGAGGATCCAAAAACTTCTGAAGAATTACTCTCAGTTTGTTTCCTTCCCAATTTACACTTGGCAAGAGAAGGGCTTCACAAAAGAG GTTGAGGTTGACGAGGATCCTGCTGAAGTTAAAACAGGTGGTGACGGTGAACCCAAAAAAGAG GTTAAGAAAAAGACAAAAACCGTTGTGGAGAAGTATTGGGACTGGGAGCTTACAAATGAAACACAACCTATTTGG CTTCGGACTCCTAAGGAGGTATCAACTGAGGAGTACAACGAATTTTACAAGAAGACCTTCAACGAGTATTTGGATCCCTTGGCCTCCTCACACTTCACTACAGAG GGTGAAGTAGAATTCAGGTCAATTCTGTATGTGCCTGCTACAAAGAAAGAGGACATAACTGATAGGAAGACTAAAAATATCAGGCTTTATGTCAAGCGGGTGTTCATATCAGACGACTTCGATGGAGAACTG TTCCCAAGATACCTGAGCTTTGTGAAGGGTGTTGTTGACTCAAATGACCTTCCCCTAAATGTTTCTCGTGAGATCCTTCAAGAGAGTCGAATT GTGCGTATAATGAGAAAGAGATTGGTGCGGAAGGCCTTTGATATGATACTCGGCATTTCTTGTAGTGAAAACAGAGAT GACTATGAAGCATTCTGGGAGAACTACGGCAAATTTTTGAAGCTCGGTTGCATGGAAGACAAGGAAAATCACAAGAGAATTGCTCCTTTGCTCCGTTTCTTTTCTTCTCAGAGCAATGAGGAATTAATTAGCTTGGATGAATATGTGGAGAGTATGAAACCAGAGCAGAAGGCCATTTATTACATTGCTGGAGATAGTTTGAGCAGTGCCAAAAATGCTCCTTTCTTAGAGAAGCTCAATGAAATGGGTTATGAG GTTTTACTTTTGATTGACCCTATGGATGAAGTGTCTCTCACAAATCTGAACTCCTACAAGGATAAGAGTTTCGTGGATATTAGCAAGGAAGACCTGGACCTAG GTGATAAGAATGAGGAAAGAGAAAAGGAAATGAAGCAGGAATACAGTCAAACCTGTGACTGGATCAAGAAACGTTTGGGTGAGAGGGTTGCTCGAGTTGATGTATCCAACCGTCTCAGCTCATCACCATGTGTTCTGGTTGCAGCCAAGTTTGGTTGGTCAGCCAATATGGAAAG GTTAATGAGGGCGCAGTCTATAGGTGATACGTCTTCTCTGGATTTCATGCGTTCCAGGAAAGTATTTGAAATAAATCCAGAGCATGAGATAATCAAGCGATTGAAT GCTGCGTGCAGAATCAACCCTGACGACCCAGAAGCTCTAAAGGCAATCGACATCCTCTTTGAAACTTCAATGATTTCTAGCGGCTTTACG CCTGATAACCCAACTGACCTGAGCGGGAAGATCTATGACATGATGAGCACAGCTATGGCGGGCAAGTGGGCGTCGCAGCCCCAACCTGCCCAGCCAAGCCAGCAGCCTGCTTCACCTAGTAGCTCTGAACCTGAGCCGCTTGAAGCCGAGGTGGTGGAACCCGTCGAGGCTGGCCAGCAGAAGTGA